A window from Temnothorax longispinosus isolate EJ_2023e chromosome 1, Tlon_JGU_v1, whole genome shotgun sequence encodes these proteins:
- the Sel gene encoding protein seele, translating into MRTLLFFGLFLVVVDVEPKEVDLKHLRCLVCRATMRELEEEVLRANPNKLIDVGNFRMDAQGNTISKKIPLGQSETHISMLLDNICDKLADYVRATRKSDNQLTIFNLMSPSGGMNPMMSEVDIIQDGDLNKSLQHYCSAIVSEFEEDIVSLYVNSMQNKEKEFCTKISRICNENYVDDEDDDDSDDGDNYVDADFDIDRDEL; encoded by the exons ATGAGAACTCTGCTGTTTTTTGGTCTATTTCTGGTGGTTGTCGATGTGGAGCCCAAAGAAGTCGATCTGAAGCATTTGAGATGTTTAG TGTGTAGGGCAACTATGAGAGAATTGGAGGAAGAAGTGCTCAGAGCTAATCCGAACAAATTAATCGACGTAGGTAATTTTAGGATGGACGCTCAAGGAAATACCATAAGTAAGAAG ATTCCATTAGGTCAGTCGGAAACGCATATTTCGATGTTACTGGACAATATCTGCGACAAGTTGGCGGATTACGTGAGAGCGACGAGGAAATCCGACAATCAGTTAACGATCTTTAACCTCATGTCCCCGTCAGGTGGTATGAATCCTATGATGAGCGAAGTAGATATAATTCAAGATGGTGATTTAAATAAGAGCCTCCAGCATTAC TGCAGCGCTATAGTGAGTGAATTTGAGGAAGATATAGTGTCATTATACGTCAATAGCATGCAAAATAAGGAAAAGGAATTTTGCACAAAGATTTCGCGTATCTGCAACGAGAATTATGTCGATGATGAAGACGACGATGATAGCGACGATGGTGATAATTATGTTGATGCAGATTTTGACATAGATAGAGATGAATTGTAA